One Dictyoglomus sp. DNA window includes the following coding sequences:
- the lpxC gene encoding UDP-3-O-acyl-N-acetylglucosamine deacetylase, with amino-acid sequence MNFQRTIKKEIKIKGYGLHKGKETELVFLKAPENTGIIFIKDYEEVPAFVDYVVDTQRGVSLGKNNVRIMTVEHLLSAIYSLKISNLFILVKGEEIPILDGSSLPFIDVFKKVGILIQESPLKIYDLEKPILEKEGRGLILLFPSSSFAVTSVISFPNTILYWQKFTIKDLDSYEKEIAFARTFGFWYEIDELRKRGLIRGGSLENALLVGAKGYENKPRSLDEPVRHKILDILGDFALLGGYLRANIYALSSGHALHVKVVKRLLQEKLLRGIFE; translated from the coding sequence ATGAACTTTCAAAGAACTATTAAAAAAGAGATTAAAATTAAAGGCTATGGACTTCATAAAGGAAAAGAGACAGAATTAGTCTTTTTAAAAGCTCCAGAAAATACAGGTATAATTTTCATAAAAGATTATGAAGAAGTTCCAGCTTTTGTAGACTATGTTGTGGATACACAACGTGGAGTTTCCTTGGGGAAGAACAATGTAAGAATAATGACTGTAGAACATCTTTTATCTGCTATTTATAGTTTAAAAATTTCTAATTTATTTATTCTTGTGAAAGGAGAAGAAATCCCTATTTTAGATGGGAGTTCTCTTCCTTTTATAGATGTTTTTAAAAAAGTTGGTATATTAATACAGGAATCTCCTCTAAAAATATATGACTTGGAAAAACCAATATTAGAGAAAGAAGGCAGAGGTTTAATTCTCCTTTTTCCCTCTTCTTCCTTTGCTGTTACCTCTGTAATATCTTTCCCTAATACAATACTTTATTGGCAAAAATTTACCATTAAGGATCTAGATAGTTATGAAAAGGAAATTGCCTTTGCAAGAACCTTTGGCTTTTGGTATGAAATTGATGAATTAAGAAAAAGAGGATTAATAAGAGGTGGAAGTTTAGAAAATGCTCTTTTAGTAGGAGCGAAGGGATATGAAAATAAACCAAGATCTTTAGATGAACCTGTAAGACATAAAATTCTTGATATATTAGGAGATTTTGCTTTACTTGGGGGATATTTAAGAGCTAATATCTACGCTCTTTCTTCTGGGCATGCCTTGCATGTAAAAGTTGTTAAAAGGCTTTTACAAGAAAAACTTTTAAGGGGGATTTTTGAATGA